Proteins from one Planctomycetota bacterium genomic window:
- the tsaD gene encoding tRNA (adenosine(37)-N6)-threonylcarbamoyltransferase complex transferase subunit TsaD, protein MKRFICLGIESSCDETAASVVVDGYRILSNVVVSQEDLHKLYGGVVPEIACRAHIESILPVIDRAITKARLKLKDIDAIAVANTPGLVGALLVGVSAAKSLSLILNKPLIGINHSEAHLYAGYLATNSNINYPAIGLVASGGHTSLYLMSSINKYRRIGSTVDDAAGEAFDKVAAILGLGYPGGPSIQKAAMKGNPKAIRFPLGVPDRKSFNFSFSGLKTAVLYYAKGQNATKSSPLKRGIKVPDVAASFQEAVVETITERVFSAADKFKAKTIIVGGGVVANSRLRDKMQSEAERGNIRLVIPPIWLCTDNAAMIAGVAYHKKKDIKANNLYLDAVPT, encoded by the coding sequence ATGAAGCGTTTTATTTGCCTGGGTATCGAAAGCTCCTGCGACGAAACCGCGGCAAGCGTGGTTGTTGATGGCTATAGGATTTTATCCAATGTGGTCGTATCGCAGGAAGATTTGCACAAGTTATACGGGGGCGTGGTGCCGGAAATCGCTTGCCGGGCACATATTGAATCAATCCTTCCGGTTATCGACCGTGCGATAACTAAGGCGAGGCTGAAGCTAAAAGATATAGACGCAATTGCCGTTGCCAATACGCCGGGGTTGGTCGGGGCGCTCTTGGTCGGGGTCTCGGCGGCTAAATCTCTAAGCCTTATCCTTAATAAGCCGCTTATCGGGATAAACCATTCGGAAGCGCATCTCTATGCGGGATACCTGGCGACAAATTCTAATATTAATTATCCGGCGATAGGTTTAGTCGCGTCAGGTGGACATACCTCGCTCTATTTAATGTCCAGTATAAACAAATACCGGCGTATAGGCTCTACGGTTGACGACGCGGCAGGCGAGGCGTTTGACAAGGTGGCGGCGATTCTCGGATTGGGCTATCCGGGCGGTCCGAGCATACAGAAGGCCGCGATGAAAGGAAACCCGAAGGCGATAAGATTTCCTTTAGGCGTGCCCGACCGGAAATCATTCAACTTCAGTTTCAGCGGGCTTAAGACCGCCGTCTTATATTACGCCAAGGGCCAGAACGCCACAAAGAGCAGCCCATTAAAGCGCGGGATAAAGGTTCCGGACGTGGCGGCAAGTTTCCAGGAGGCGGTGGTGGAGACGATTACGGAAAGGGTTTTTAGCGCCGCAGATAAATTCAAGGCAAAGACAATAATCGTCGGCGGAGGAGTCGTTGCCAACAGTCGCCTGCGCGATAAGATGCAGTCAGAGGCTGAAAGGGGAAATATCCGGCTGGTCATCCCGCCTATTTGGCTCTGCACGGATAACGCCGCGATGATTGCCGGAGTGGCTTACCATAAAAAGAAAGATATCAAAGCAAATAATCTTTACCTTGACGCGGTGCCGACCTGA
- a CDS encoding DUF47 domain-containing protein — protein sequence MFGLSKDKEFYELFEKAANNTCQGAKALDDLLQNYPKDVEQKIKRMKDIEHQGDQLTHQTVEMVNKTFVTPLEREDIYALITKLDDVLDFMDAAASRLSLYKIPYVTEHAKSFGKILVKATEVLSTGISSLRKIKDQKCIFDCCIAVNTIENEGDVLLRKSMVELFEGKKDDPIYVIKWKEIYEDLERATDRCEDVANIVEGIVLKNA from the coding sequence ATGTTTGGATTAAGCAAGGACAAGGAATTCTACGAATTATTCGAGAAGGCGGCAAACAACACCTGCCAGGGCGCCAAAGCGTTGGATGACTTACTGCAGAATTATCCCAAAGATGTCGAGCAGAAAATCAAGAGGATGAAAGATATCGAACACCAGGGTGATCAGCTTACGCACCAGACCGTGGAAATGGTCAATAAAACCTTCGTGACGCCGCTTGAACGGGAGGATATTTACGCGCTGATAACCAAACTAGATGACGTTTTAGATTTTATGGATGCCGCGGCCAGCCGGTTATCGCTATACAAAATCCCTTATGTCACGGAACACGCCAAATCGTTCGGTAAAATCCTGGTTAAAGCCACCGAAGTTCTTTCAACGGGGATTTCCAGTTTGCGCAAAATAAAAGACCAGAAATGCATTTTCGATTGCTGTATTGCCGTTAATACCATAGAAAACGAAGGCGATGTGCTTTTGCGCAAGTCTATGGTGGAACTGTTCGAAGGCAAAAAGGACGACCCGATTTACGTGATAAAATGGAAAGAGATTTACGAGGATTTGGAACGGGCGACCGACCGATGCGAGGATGTCGCCAATATCGTTGAGGGAATCGTCCTCAAGAACGCGTAG
- a CDS encoding inorganic phosphate transporter gives MTIVIIIIAIALIFDFVNGLHDAANSIATVVSTRVLSPKQAVIWAAFFNFIAFLIFETHVATTIGKGVVESSAITTAVIAAGLLGAIVWDILTWYLGLPVSSSHALVGGLLGAAITHNGFGVVIAKGVLMICVFIVLSPVSGLILGFIFMNITNWLFRNATPVKVDGYFRKLQLLSAASYSLGHGGNDAQKTMGIIAILLFTSGYLGTEFYVPLWVVLACHAAMGLGTLMGGWRIVKTMGQKITKLRPVGGFCAETAGAAMLFVSTFMGVPVSTTHTITGSIIGVGATRRLTAVKWGLAGRVVWAWILTIPAAAVVSAISYLILKHWI, from the coding sequence TTGACCATAGTCATCATAATAATCGCTATCGCCCTTATCTTTGATTTCGTAAACGGGCTTCATGACGCGGCCAATTCCATCGCCACGGTCGTATCCACCCGCGTCCTTTCCCCCAAGCAGGCGGTTATCTGGGCGGCATTCTTCAATTTTATCGCCTTTCTTATTTTCGAGACGCATGTGGCGACCACCATCGGCAAAGGCGTAGTGGAATCCAGCGCCATCACCACGGCGGTGATTGCAGCCGGACTCTTGGGCGCGATTGTTTGGGATATCCTTACCTGGTATCTCGGATTGCCGGTCAGTTCATCCCATGCCCTAGTCGGCGGTTTGCTTGGCGCGGCCATTACCCATAACGGGTTCGGAGTGGTAATTGCCAAAGGCGTTTTGATGATATGCGTTTTTATCGTATTGTCTCCGGTGTCTGGACTGATACTTGGTTTTATTTTTATGAATATAACAAATTGGCTGTTCCGTAATGCCACGCCCGTGAAGGTAGATGGTTATTTCCGCAAGCTCCAGCTCCTGTCGGCCGCCTCCTATAGTTTGGGGCACGGCGGCAACGACGCCCAAAAGACCATGGGTATTATCGCAATTCTATTGTTTACTTCCGGTTATTTAGGAACTGAATTCTACGTGCCTTTGTGGGTAGTGCTTGCCTGCCACGCGGCAATGGGATTGGGAACCTTGATGGGCGGGTGGCGGATAGTAAAGACAATGGGGCAAAAGATAACAAAACTGCGGCCGGTCGGAGGGTTCTGCGCGGAGACCGCCGGCGCGGCAATGCTTTTTGTCTCCACATTTATGGGAGTTCCGGTAAGCACGACGCATACGATAACCGGCTCGATTATCGGGGTCGGCGCGACTAGAAGACTGACCGCGGTCAAGTGGGGTTTAGCCGGAAGGGTCGTCTGGGCGTGGATTCTGACCATCCCGGCCGCAGCGGTTGTTTCGGCAATCAGCTATCTTATCCTTAAACACTGGATTTAG
- a CDS encoding DUF1232 domain-containing protein produces MRKILTSLKQRMELYRAIYCDKRTPRLARWLIALAAGYFMLPFDLIPDFIPVLVQLDDIIIVPLLLFLAYKMVPRNVYEEHYNRLYKSN; encoded by the coding sequence ATGAGAAAAATATTAACAAGCCTGAAACAGCGGATGGAGCTTTACCGGGCGATTTACTGCGACAAGCGCACTCCGCGCCTGGCGCGCTGGCTGATCGCGCTGGCGGCCGGTTATTTTATGCTGCCTTTCGACCTGATACCGGATTTCATACCGGTGCTGGTGCAATTGGATGATATTATCATCGTTCCCTTATTGCTGTTTCTGGCGTATAAAATGGTGCCCCGTAACGTTTATGAGGAGCATTACAACCGTTTGTATAAATCAAATTAA
- the larB gene encoding nickel pincer cofactor biosynthesis protein LarB produces the protein MRKTYSKLDCAMVDTGRHQRCGFPEVIFCQGKTPQQIKHIAGEILKHSKVLLATRADEKAYKAIKSIARNAVYHREARCVTVTKREKMKDERGKGFILVACAGTSDIPVAEEARITAEIMGNQVKTLYDVGVAGVHRLLAHSKLLDEAKVIIVVAGMEGALPSVVGGLVSKPVVAVPTSVGYGSHFGGIAPLLTMLNSCAAGVSVVNIDNGFGAGYFASLINKVSS, from the coding sequence ATGAGAAAAACCTACAGTAAATTAGATTGCGCGATGGTGGATACAGGCCGCCACCAGCGGTGTGGCTTTCCGGAGGTGATTTTCTGCCAGGGTAAAACTCCCCAACAAATTAAACATATTGCCGGAGAGATTCTCAAGCACAGCAAAGTGCTTTTGGCCACGCGTGCGGACGAAAAGGCGTATAAGGCGATTAAATCCATCGCGCGAAACGCGGTTTATCATAGAGAGGCGCGTTGCGTAACGGTAACTAAAAGAGAAAAGATGAAAGATGAAAGAGGAAAAGGGTTTATTTTAGTAGCCTGCGCCGGGACTTCGGATATACCGGTGGCCGAGGAAGCGAGGATTACCGCCGAAATCATGGGGAATCAGGTTAAAACCCTTTATGATGTCGGTGTTGCCGGCGTGCACCGGTTATTAGCCCATAGCAAACTCTTGGACGAGGCAAAGGTAATTATCGTGGTGGCTGGGATGGAAGGGGCGTTGCCAAGCGTCGTCGGGGGACTCGTTTCAAAGCCGGTTGTTGCTGTCCCAACCAGCGTGGGATACGGCTCGCATTTCGGGGGCATCGCACCGCTTTTGACCATGCTTAATTCCTGCGCGGCAGGGGTTTCGGTCGTAAATATTGATAACGGATTCGGCGCCGGCTATTTCGCATCGCTTATCAACAAAGTATCATCCTAA